The following are from one region of the Prevotella communis genome:
- a CDS encoding Rha family transcriptional regulator codes for MKTNIINHTVQTITSLEIAELTGKQHNHLMRDIRKMEIAWEKVQGSKFGLSSRTYQLPNGGTKEVPCYVLTKTECLYIATKFNDEARAKLVLRWEELEKADARRQMADARCLPSPQKILALADGIIGEGLRMLNEPAEDTLTATQVAKTFNMTTLDFNAVLRDMGIQYRRGGRWNISDDLADRDFVRLRTHVSYSLKGEKKIRTYMTWTMQGLHYLNSILGYPNF; via the coding sequence ATGAAAACAAACATTATTAATCATACAGTTCAAACAATCACGTCGCTCGAAATTGCAGAGCTGACAGGTAAACAACACAATCATCTCATGCGTGACATTAGAAAGATGGAGATTGCATGGGAAAAAGTACAAGGGTCCAAATTTGGACTCTCGTCCAGAACCTACCAATTGCCGAATGGTGGAACGAAGGAAGTTCCCTGTTATGTGCTCACTAAGACCGAGTGCCTCTACATCGCCACGAAGTTCAACGACGAGGCACGCGCCAAGCTGGTGCTGCGCTGGGAGGAACTGGAGAAGGCTGACGCAAGACGTCAGATGGCTGATGCGAGATGTCTGCCCAGTCCACAGAAAATCCTTGCCCTGGCCGACGGCATCATCGGGGAGGGGCTCCGTATGCTGAACGAGCCCGCTGAGGACACGCTGACGGCGACGCAGGTGGCAAAGACATTCAACATGACCACGCTCGATTTCAACGCCGTGCTGCGCGACATGGGCATCCAGTACCGACGCGGCGGGCGTTGGAACATCTCTGACGACCTTGCCGACCGCGACTTCGTGCGCCTGCGCACCCACGTCTCCTATTCATTGAAGGGCGAGAAGAAAATACGCACCTATATGACGTGGACGATGCAGGGACTGCACTACCTTAATTCTATACTGGGATACCCGAACTTCTAA
- a CDS encoding C13 family peptidase: MRTKLIFLFTILFLWSCKDESPTPSSSQNVETTSYKVAVIMPQEIWGSIKPVAEQALQNVVKAQEGLAKSVTMNLEWVDESAENLKDEVYRITHDNTYAAIIGPKYSRHARMVAKESLSYRIPVLMPSVTSAEIQRIYAGSNRTAPNIFCMSESDLAQCQAILSIISHQMYSSFVMLLCRQDDADDYVTSFNSYLPFLARELGFRNVLTYPFKDKESMRAQIKSIAGDNVLAKFLSSIFFVPATTQEMLWLDEILTEEGIKQDYVNFPRIYCTDIASNEVLEKQLKHEYEGIALCGSPESGFPAMRKAFTGKEIQNGYAQFYDCFTLLGMALAHKETAGLETVREAIVAVMDACDGHGDKLGWTTESLSAGFRAIRGGQLPNMAGASGSWVFDRETHISQLGTWYGHWRFYDGAYHFVEYLTRSDNANKASMDQLWNMEMGYRLFPSSRDYDFEYEPLQDRYAVVMATSTGWNNYRHQADALDIYRMLRNAGYDDDHIVLITEDDLANDPENPHPGVVHVTPDGENLHLNIKNDYKISQLTPADLENILKGNVTERTPQVVHGSKNTNVLFFWSGHGKYDGMLNWAGGEITAEEIRTAIHGAQDNFRKMLLVMETCYSGSVGENLTGIPGLMVLTAAAPDEKSHADVIEGNIYLSNAFTRVFREEVEKNPDITIYDLYTQLARHTTASHAMMYNYDCYGSVYNNTLGEYFK; the protein is encoded by the coding sequence ATGCGTACTAAACTGATATTCCTATTCACGATTCTGTTTCTCTGGAGTTGCAAGGACGAAAGTCCGACGCCCAGTTCCAGTCAAAACGTGGAAACGACCTCCTACAAAGTGGCCGTGATTATGCCTCAGGAAATCTGGGGCAGTATAAAACCCGTAGCAGAGCAGGCTCTCCAAAACGTGGTGAAAGCCCAAGAGGGATTAGCGAAAAGCGTGACAATGAACCTGGAATGGGTTGACGAGTCTGCCGAGAACCTGAAGGATGAAGTGTATCGCATCACCCACGACAACACCTATGCTGCCATCATCGGACCCAAATACAGTCGTCACGCCCGTATGGTGGCCAAGGAGAGCCTTTCGTACCGCATCCCCGTACTGATGCCCAGCGTCACTTCTGCAGAGATTCAGCGCATCTATGCGGGCAGCAACCGTACGGCCCCCAACATCTTCTGCATGTCGGAAAGCGACCTTGCCCAATGTCAGGCCATCTTGAGCATCATCTCCCACCAGATGTATTCGTCCTTCGTCATGCTGTTGTGCCGTCAGGACGACGCCGACGACTACGTCACTTCCTTCAACTCCTATCTGCCCTTCCTGGCCAGAGAACTCGGCTTCCGCAATGTATTGACCTACCCCTTCAAAGACAAGGAAAGTATGCGCGCGCAAATAAAATCCATTGCCGGTGATAATGTCCTCGCCAAATTCTTAAGCAGCATCTTCTTCGTTCCAGCGACCACCCAAGAAATGCTCTGGCTCGACGAAATACTGACGGAGGAAGGCATCAAGCAAGACTACGTCAATTTCCCCCGCATTTATTGCACAGATATTGCCAGCAACGAAGTCCTGGAAAAACAACTGAAACACGAATACGAAGGCATAGCTCTCTGCGGCAGTCCAGAAAGCGGTTTCCCCGCCATGCGAAAAGCCTTTACCGGCAAGGAAATCCAAAACGGCTATGCCCAGTTCTATGATTGTTTCACCCTTTTGGGAATGGCGTTGGCACACAAGGAGACCGCAGGACTGGAAACCGTGCGCGAGGCCATTGTTGCCGTAATGGATGCCTGTGACGGGCATGGAGACAAACTGGGATGGACAACCGAGAGTCTTTCCGCAGGGTTCCGCGCCATCCGTGGCGGCCAGTTGCCCAACATGGCGGGAGCGTCTGGTAGCTGGGTATTTGACCGCGAGACCCACATCAGTCAGCTGGGTACTTGGTACGGTCACTGGCGGTTCTACGATGGGGCCTATCATTTTGTGGAGTACCTTACCCGCAGTGACAATGCCAACAAGGCCTCCATGGATCAACTCTGGAATATGGAGATGGGTTATAGATTATTTCCTTCCAGCAGAGACTATGATTTTGAGTACGAGCCCCTCCAAGACCGCTATGCCGTGGTGATGGCCACCTCTACGGGTTGGAACAACTACCGCCACCAGGCAGATGCCCTCGACATCTACCGTATGCTTAGAAACGCCGGTTACGATGATGACCACATCGTGCTCATCACCGAGGACGACCTGGCCAACGATCCTGAAAATCCCCACCCTGGTGTGGTGCACGTAACCCCTGACGGGGAAAACCTCCACTTGAACATCAAGAACGATTACAAAATCAGTCAGCTCACCCCTGCCGACCTGGAAAACATCCTCAAAGGCAATGTCACAGAACGCACACCGCAGGTCGTACATGGCAGCAAGAACACCAATGTGCTCTTCTTCTGGAGTGGCCACGGGAAATACGATGGCATGCTCAACTGGGCGGGTGGCGAGATCACTGCAGAAGAGATCCGTACTGCCATCCATGGGGCACAAGACAACTTCCGCAAAATGTTGCTGGTCATGGAGACCTGCTACAGCGGCTCGGTTGGCGAGAATCTGACCGGTATTCCCGGACTGATGGTGCTCACAGCTGCGGCTCCAGACGAGAAATCCCATGCCGACGTCATAGAGGGCAACATCTATCTCTCGAATGCCTTTACCCGAGTGTTCCGCGAAGAGGTGGAGAAGAATCCGGACATCACCATTTACGACCTTTACACCCAACTGGCCCGCCACACTACGGCCTCCCACGCCATGATGTACAACTACGACTGCTATGGCAGCGTCTACAACAATACCTTAGGAGAATATTTCAAATAA
- a CDS encoding HU family DNA-binding protein, translating to MGTIEIKKVERKVTVGKKGEQRQQVKKTYGKIIYRGTMRLTDMAEHIMKHGSIYTEDVVIGVITKLKSCMQEMLADGYKVKLDGIGTLYPVLTSKGVADAKDFSASENVTRLGIAFLADQSKKSAYKASAMRQGATLSTQLYSELTGEETENGNTESGNSESGNTESGNNGESGPVNP from the coding sequence ATGGGAACAATTGAAATTAAGAAGGTAGAACGCAAGGTGACTGTGGGCAAGAAGGGCGAGCAGCGCCAGCAGGTGAAGAAGACCTACGGTAAGATTATCTATCGCGGCACAATGCGACTCACCGACATGGCCGAGCACATCATGAAGCACGGCAGTATCTATACCGAGGACGTGGTCATCGGTGTTATCACCAAGTTGAAGAGCTGCATGCAGGAGATGCTGGCCGACGGCTACAAGGTGAAGCTCGACGGCATCGGAACCCTCTACCCTGTCCTCACCTCCAAGGGCGTTGCTGACGCGAAGGACTTCAGCGCATCCGAGAACGTCACCCGCCTGGGCATCGCCTTCCTGGCCGACCAGAGCAAGAAGTCTGCCTACAAGGCTTCCGCCATGCGACAGGGCGCTACGCTGAGCACCCAGCTGTACAGCGAGCTGACGGGCGAAGAGACGGAGAACGGAAACACGGAGTCAGGGAACTCGGAGAGTGGAAACACGGAATCAGGGAATAACGGAGAAAGCGGACCCGTAAATCCTTAA
- a CDS encoding smalltalk protein, with amino-acid sequence MKNKTFWKFAIQTAISVLSAIATALGVTSCMA; translated from the coding sequence ATGAAGAACAAGACATTTTGGAAATTCGCAATCCAGACAGCCATTAGTGTGCTGTCGGCCATCGCAACGGCACTGGGAGTGACCTCGTGCATGGCATGA
- a CDS encoding FKBP-type peptidyl-prolyl cis-trans isomerase, translated as MAKREYIQANKDWLEAKAREEGVKALPKGIYYKVLGEGNQDSQKPTVRSIITAHYTGWTIDGKQFDSSRGGVPLACRLCDLIEGWIIAMQQMHIGDKWELYIPAEMGYGKFSQPGIPGGSTLIFEIELIGIA; from the coding sequence ATGGCAAAACGGGAATACATACAGGCCAACAAGGATTGGCTGGAGGCGAAAGCCAGGGAGGAGGGCGTAAAAGCCCTGCCTAAGGGCATCTATTACAAGGTGCTGGGTGAGGGAAATCAGGATAGTCAGAAACCGACGGTCCGCAGCATCATCACTGCCCACTATACCGGCTGGACAATCGACGGTAAGCAGTTTGACAGCAGTCGTGGCGGTGTACCTCTGGCTTGTCGCCTGTGCGACCTCATTGAGGGGTGGATCATCGCCATGCAGCAGATGCACATCGGCGACAAGTGGGAACTCTATATCCCTGCAGAGATGGGCTACGGCAAGTTCTCACAGCCTGGCATCCCCGGTGGTTCAACGCTTATCTTTGAAATTGAACTGATAGGAATAGCATGA